One Miscanthus floridulus cultivar M001 chromosome 11, ASM1932011v1, whole genome shotgun sequence DNA window includes the following coding sequences:
- the LOC136493676 gene encoding auxin-responsive protein SAUR71-like — MTMRGLLRCVSTGACRVAPGAVAEPVPVSPRSTGGKVPAGHVPVEVGAEGEETQRFVVPAELLGRPPIAELLRRAAQEYGYTRRGPLRIPCPVAAFRRLLVALAGTGAGAPDGALTLAYFTVVV; from the coding sequence ATGACGATGAGGGGGCTCCTCCGGTGCGTGTCCACGGGGGCGTGCAGGGTGGCGCCGGGCGCCGTGGCGGAGCCGGTGCCGGTGTCTCCGCGTTCCACCGGCGGGAAGGTCCCCGCGGGGCACGTGCCGGTGGAGGTCGGCGCGGAGGGGGAGGAGACGCAGCGGTTCGTCGTCCCCGCCGAGCTGCTGGGCCGCCCGCCCATCGCCGAGCTGCTCCGCCGCGCCGCGCAGGAGTACGGCTACACGCGCCGGGGCCCGCTTCGCATCCCCTGCCCCGTCGCCGCGTTCCGCCGCCTCCTCGTCGCGCTCGCGGGGACCGGCGCCGGCGCACCCGACGGGGCGCTCACGCTCGCTTACTTCACCGTGGTCGTCTGA